In a single window of the Deinococcus aetherius genome:
- a CDS encoding CBS domain-containing protein, with amino-acid sequence MPTLRDIMTPNPVTVDPQATLKEVATLMLEQDIGAVLVMEGDRPTGIITDRDIVIRAVAYGHDSGTAVTDYTTGDVFTMDADTSVEDAADEMGRQQLRRLPVTENGRVVGIVSIGDLAVRASGNADEQALQGVSVPSDNHNS; translated from the coding sequence ATGCCTACTCTTCGAGACATCATGACGCCCAACCCCGTGACCGTGGACCCGCAGGCGACACTCAAGGAGGTCGCCACCCTGATGCTGGAGCAGGACATCGGTGCGGTGCTCGTCATGGAGGGCGACCGCCCGACGGGCATCATCACCGACCGCGACATCGTGATCCGGGCGGTCGCCTACGGGCACGACTCCGGCACGGCGGTCACCGACTACACGACCGGGGACGTGTTCACGATGGACGCGGACACCTCCGTGGAGGACGCCGCCGACGAGATGGGGCGCCAGCAACTGCGTCGCCTGCCGGTCACCGAGAACGGGCGGGTCGTGGGTATCGTCAGCATCGGTGACCTTGCCGTGCGGGCAAGCGGGAACGCGGACGAACAGGCCCTCCAGGGTGTGAGTGTGCCCAGCGACAACCACAACAGTTAG
- a CDS encoding DnaJ C-terminal domain-containing protein — MAYKDYYDVLGVSRGASDADIKSAYRKLAKTYHPDKNQGDERAAEKFKEIGEAYAVLSDPEKRRLYDQFGHTGQVPPGYGDAGNFQGGDFAGFDPSQFSDFFQGLFGMGGRRGGGFQGGGGFSGGQVNLEDLLGGIGGTQGRRFVQNVEGELQVTLEEAYGGSDEVINVDGKRLSLRVPAGTRDGSRLRLAGQAPGGGDVLLTIRVLEDARFDLDGDDLITTVDVPAPVAALGGEVTVQTLGGSGNLKVPAGSSGGRRMRLRGQGWPKKDGTRGDLYVRLNLTVPKDLGDEERELYRRLRDLRR; from the coding sequence ATGGCATACAAGGACTACTACGACGTCCTCGGCGTCTCGCGCGGCGCCTCGGACGCGGACATCAAGAGCGCGTACCGCAAGCTTGCCAAGACTTACCATCCGGACAAGAACCAGGGCGATGAGAGGGCCGCCGAGAAGTTCAAGGAGATCGGCGAGGCGTACGCGGTGCTCTCCGACCCGGAGAAGCGCAGGCTGTACGACCAGTTCGGGCACACCGGGCAGGTGCCGCCGGGCTACGGCGACGCGGGCAACTTCCAGGGCGGCGACTTCGCGGGCTTCGACCCCAGCCAATTCAGCGATTTCTTCCAGGGCTTATTCGGCATGGGGGGACGGCGCGGCGGTGGTTTTCAGGGTGGGGGCGGCTTCTCGGGGGGGCAGGTGAATCTCGAAGACCTGCTCGGCGGCATCGGCGGCACCCAGGGGCGGAGATTCGTGCAGAACGTGGAGGGCGAGCTTCAGGTCACGCTGGAGGAGGCTTACGGCGGCTCGGACGAGGTGATCAACGTGGACGGCAAGAGGTTGAGCCTGCGGGTGCCCGCCGGGACCCGGGACGGCAGCCGCCTGCGCCTCGCCGGGCAGGCCCCGGGGGGCGGCGACGTGCTGCTCACCATCCGGGTGCTCGAAGACGCCCGCTTCGACCTCGACGGCGACGACCTGATCACCACGGTGGACGTGCCCGCACCCGTGGCCGCCCTCGGCGGGGAGGTGACGGTGCAGACGCTCGGCGGCAGCGGCAACCTCAAGGTTCCGGCCGGAAGCAGCGGGGGCCGCCGGATGAGGCTACGCGGGCAGGGCTGGCCGAAGAAGGACGGCACGCGCGGGGACCTCTACGTGCGGCTGAACCTCACCGTGCCCAAGGACCTCGGCGACGAGGAGCGGGAGCTGTACCGCCGCCTGCGCGACCTGCGGAGGTAA
- a CDS encoding winged helix-turn-helix transcriptional regulator gives MTEQAADVLSRHCPSQGVLEMVTGKWSVLVLYALRAGTLRYSELEQAVDGISQKMLTQTLRDLERNGLVARTAYPVVPPRTEYRLTDLGASLEGIVTDLGRWAQNNMGAVLVARQDYDGRRGGQAQAR, from the coding sequence ATGACCGAACAAGCCGCCGACGTCTTGAGCAGGCACTGCCCCAGCCAGGGCGTGCTGGAGATGGTCACAGGCAAGTGGAGCGTGCTCGTGCTGTACGCCCTGCGCGCAGGGACGCTGCGCTACAGCGAGCTGGAACAGGCGGTAGACGGCATCTCGCAGAAGATGCTCACCCAGACCCTGCGCGACCTGGAGCGCAACGGTCTGGTGGCGAGGACCGCGTACCCCGTCGTGCCGCCCCGAACCGAGTACCGCCTGACCGACCTGGGTGCGAGCCTGGAAGGCATCGTCACCGACCTGGGGAGGTGGGCCCAGAACAACATGGGCGCCGTGCTCGTCGCGCGGCAGGATTACGACGGACGACGCGGCGGACAAGCCCAGGCCAGGTGA
- a CDS encoding nucleotide exchange factor GrpE: protein MTNNDDLKNTNEQATQDKHDTRADTKTIDADLQGAETDNTDEDAELGGFDENMFGQVQEMMARLERVGELEKENADLRGRLGRLAADFESYRRRTQEDVQAAQSQGVARAAEALMPVYDDLDRAVSMGSGDASKLIPGVQAVQATVLRVFGNLGLEATGKEGETFDPQWHEALQVVPGEGDDVIVQVYQPGFRMGDRLVRPARVVVSKKQ, encoded by the coding sequence ATGACCAACAACGACGATCTCAAGAACACGAACGAGCAGGCGACCCAGGACAAGCACGACACCCGCGCCGACACGAAGACCATCGACGCCGACCTCCAAGGCGCCGAGACCGACAACACGGACGAGGACGCCGAACTGGGCGGCTTCGACGAGAACATGTTCGGCCAGGTGCAGGAGATGATGGCGCGGCTGGAGCGCGTAGGCGAGCTGGAGAAGGAGAACGCCGACCTGAGGGGGCGCCTGGGCCGACTCGCCGCCGACTTCGAGAGCTACCGCCGCCGCACCCAGGAGGACGTGCAGGCCGCCCAGAGCCAGGGCGTCGCCCGGGCCGCCGAGGCGCTGATGCCCGTCTACGACGACCTCGACCGCGCGGTGAGCATGGGCAGCGGCGACGCCTCCAAGCTCATCCCCGGCGTGCAGGCCGTCCAGGCGACCGTGCTGCGCGTCTTCGGCAATCTGGGTCTGGAGGCGACGGGTAAGGAGGGCGAGACCTTCGACCCGCAGTGGCACGAGGCGCTGCAAGTCGTGCCCGGCGAAGGTGACGACGTGATCGTGCAGGTCTACCAGCCCGGCTTCCGGATGGGAGACCGCCTGGTGCGCCCGGCGCGGGTGGTGGTGAGCAAGAAGCAGTAA
- a CDS encoding SDR family oxidoreductase: MKVLVTTPNGKVGQEVVRQLQERGVEVRVGAHTVDKARQAFPGAEVVPFDYADEASVREALRGVDALYLASPGDMPAEPVKRVVDLAREAGVGQIVRLSAMGAQHSDNPLREVERHIEASGAHWTFLRPSWFMQNYSTMYADMLRGGALYEPAGDGKTSFVDARDIAAVAVAALTGEGHAGQAYTITGPQALDRDEVAAAISGATGRDVRYVPISDEQLQETMRAGGAPEAYVGLMSALYGAVRGGHSAEVTDDVRRVTGRDPIPFTQFARDHADVWAGELKEA; this comes from the coding sequence ATGAAAGTTCTCGTCACCACCCCCAACGGCAAGGTCGGCCAGGAGGTCGTTCGTCAGCTTCAGGAGCGAGGCGTGGAGGTCCGCGTCGGGGCACACACCGTGGACAAGGCGCGGCAGGCTTTTCCCGGTGCGGAGGTCGTGCCCTTCGATTACGCGGACGAGGCAAGCGTGAGGGAAGCCCTGCGGGGCGTGGACGCCCTGTACCTGGCCTCGCCCGGCGACATGCCCGCCGAACCCGTGAAGCGCGTGGTGGACCTCGCGCGGGAGGCGGGCGTGGGACAGATCGTGCGCCTGAGCGCGATGGGCGCCCAGCACAGCGACAACCCGCTGCGTGAGGTCGAGCGGCACATCGAGGCGTCGGGGGCTCACTGGACCTTCCTGCGCCCCTCTTGGTTCATGCAGAACTACTCGACCATGTACGCGGACATGCTCCGGGGCGGCGCCCTGTACGAGCCCGCAGGCGACGGCAAGACGAGTTTCGTGGACGCGCGGGACATCGCGGCGGTCGCGGTGGCGGCGCTCACCGGGGAAGGGCACGCGGGGCAGGCCTACACGATCACGGGCCCGCAGGCCCTGGACCGCGACGAGGTGGCGGCGGCCATCTCGGGCGCGACCGGGAGGGACGTGCGGTACGTGCCCATCAGCGACGAGCAGCTTCAGGAGACGATGCGCGCCGGGGGCGCCCCCGAGGCCTACGTGGGGCTGATGTCGGCCCTGTACGGCGCCGTGCGCGGGGGGCACTCGGCAGAGGTGACGGACGACGTGCGGCGCGTCACCGGCCGTGATCCCATCCCCTTCACGCAGTTCGCCCGCGACCACGCGGACGTGTGGGCGGGGGAACTGAAGGAAGCCTGA